In Helianthus annuus cultivar XRQ/B chromosome 8, HanXRQr2.0-SUNRISE, whole genome shotgun sequence, a single genomic region encodes these proteins:
- the LOC110871890 gene encoding uncharacterized protein LOC110871890, translating into MGTKRPFDEELQEFIKHPKHLEYEDKPDSFGEEKPSLEPSQNVVVVGEGGETSAPLPVVTDITVREEASGPGPGPIPGFCPNLFSELFEFNLPRRPLVHYDDTYSPLLNCTPRKEVPIGPEHQADVPEFDSNSARNYISNNEREQILMGICIISNLEGETVIPETECKCVDNGSIRCVQQHVNEARLNLKQSLLLEKFVNLGFNNMGEEVSSNWTEEEEQRFQDVIYSNPVSHGKRFWEVLSSEFPTRTKKELVSYYFNVFIYRRRAVQNRSQLLAIDSDDDEWWGTKRASFGAMIEDDDDLVVVGPFVDHGDHDHDHDDDHDSSSEDGGDMVTHVKENQVMNASSSSDIRDEKVTSENELEKPAAGNSFGSKSESYLHWDPPCSTMGSTKGVDLLPTCSMIEEIFGSSKTSKST; encoded by the exons ATGGGAACCAAACGACCTTTTGATGAGGAGCTCCAAGAGTTTATCAAACACCCTAAACATCTTGAATATGAGGATAAGCCTGATTCGTTTGGAGAAGAGAAACCGTCTCTTGAACCATCTCAAAACGTTGTGGTTGTAG GTGAAGGCGGTGAAACAAGTGCTCCCTTACCTGTAGTGACCGACATCACTGTTCGTGAAGAAGCTTCTGGGCCTGGACCTGGACCCATTCCCGGGTTTTGCCCGAATCTTTTTTCCGAACTTTTCGAATTCAACTTGCCGAGACGACCGCTAGTTCATTACGATGATACGTATTCACCTTTATTGAATTGCACCCCAAGAAAAGAAGTTCCCATTGGACCTGAACATCAAGCTGATGTTCCCGAATTTGATTCCAATTCCGCTAGAAATTACATTTCCAACAATGAAAGAGAGCAAATTTTGATGGGTATTTGTATCATTTCGAACCTAGAGGGCGAGACCGTGATTCCTGAAACGGAGTGCAAATGCGTAGACAATGGTTCTATCAGATGCGTGCAACAACATGTCAACGAAGCAAGGTTAAATTTAAAACAATCTTTGTTGCTCGAGAAATTTGTTAATTTGGGATTTAATAACATGGGCGAGGAAGTATCTTCTAACTGGACCGAAGAAGAAGAGCAACGTTTTCAAGATGTTATCTACTCAAATCCGGTTTCACACGGTAAAAGATTCTGGGAAGTACTTTCGAGTGAATTCCCAACGCGTACGAAAAAGGAACTGGTGAGTTATTACTTTAACGTGTTTATTTACCGGAGACGTGCGGTTCAGAACAGATCACAATTACTGGCAATCGACAGTGACGATGATGAATGGTGGGGAACCAAAAGAGCGTCTTTTGGGGCTATgatagaagatgatgatgatcttgttgtgGTTGGACCGTTTGTTGACCATGGAGATCATGATCATGATCATGATGATGACCATGATTCTTCATCTGAAGATGGCGGCGATATGGTCACCCATGTTAAAGAAAACCAAGTGATGAATGCAAGTTCGTCGAGTGATATACGCGATGAGAAAGTTACAAGTGAAAACGAGCTAGAAAAGCCCGCAGCAGGTAACAGTTTCGGGTCAAAATCTGAATCGTACTTGCATTGGGACCCGCCGTGTTCTACAATGGGCTCAACAAAGGGCGTTGATCTGTTGCCTACGTGCAGCATGATTGAAGAAATCTTCGGGTCTTCCAAAACGAGTAAAAGCACTTGA